From the genome of Rhodohalobacter sp. SW132, one region includes:
- a CDS encoding DUF1761 domain-containing protein codes for MEDLLFSVNWLAVLTATLLYFILGALWYSPVLFASIWMKLRNLNEEDIGDPNPVIFLYSFLLQFIAVASLAIFFTGMNIHTPVHGIIAGFGAGAGILFTLAGTTGIFSDTPIKLHFIDNGYHVIGLTLSGLILGWWV; via the coding sequence ATGGAAGACCTGCTCTTTTCCGTTAACTGGCTTGCAGTACTTACCGCCACGTTACTCTACTTTATTCTCGGTGCTCTCTGGTACAGCCCGGTTTTGTTTGCCAGCATCTGGATGAAATTGCGAAACCTGAACGAAGAAGATATCGGTGATCCCAATCCGGTGATTTTTCTCTACTCTTTTTTGCTTCAGTTTATAGCCGTTGCATCTCTGGCTATCTTTTTTACTGGAATGAATATTCACACTCCAGTGCACGGAATCATAGCCGGATTTGGCGCTGGTGCCGGTATTCTTTTTACACTTGCAGGTACGACCGGAATTTTTTCTGATACACCAATAAAGCTCCATTTTATCGATAACGGTTATCATGTAATAGGCCTCACTCTTTCGGGATTGATTCTTGGCTGGTGGGTGTGA
- the glpK gene encoding glycerol kinase GlpK: MNKYILALDQGTTSSRAMLFDKNGSIKSIAQKEFRQIYPKPGWVEHDAQEIWSTQAGVAAEAVASAGINGKALSGIGITNQRETTVIWDRETGKPVYNAIVWQDRRTSDYCDELKEQGHADLIQEKTGLVLDAYFSGTKVKWILDNVDGARERAEKGELAFGTIDSWLIWNFTQGEIHVTDVTNASRTLLYNINTMEWDDELLELLDIPKSLLPEVKQSSEVYGKTKTTLFASKVPIAGIAGDQQAALFGQMCTEKGMVKNTYGTGCFMLMNIGDKPIKSENNLLTTVAWKVNGKTTYALEGSVFIAGAVVQWLRDEMSIIQEAKDIEYFANKVDDSDGVYLVPAFAGLGAPHWKQHARGIMVGITRGTNRAHLARAAQESIAYQVTDLLTAMNADSGIDIKELRVDGGATVNNTLMQFQSDLLRVPTVRPEITETTALGAAYLAGLATGFWSDIEEIRKQWKVEKEFEPKMETSKVNELTKGWKRAVKAAIAWADDR, translated from the coding sequence ATGAATAAATACATTTTAGCACTCGATCAAGGCACAACCAGTTCCAGGGCAATGCTGTTTGACAAAAATGGTTCGATTAAATCGATCGCTCAAAAAGAGTTCCGGCAAATTTACCCAAAGCCCGGCTGGGTTGAGCACGATGCACAAGAGATCTGGTCAACCCAGGCCGGTGTTGCAGCCGAGGCGGTGGCTTCTGCAGGAATTAACGGAAAAGCGCTTTCGGGTATCGGTATTACCAATCAAAGGGAAACGACCGTGATCTGGGATCGGGAAACCGGGAAACCGGTCTATAATGCAATAGTCTGGCAGGATCGACGGACATCCGACTACTGTGATGAATTGAAAGAACAGGGTCATGCCGATCTGATCCAGGAAAAAACCGGTCTTGTGCTCGATGCCTATTTTTCCGGTACAAAGGTAAAATGGATTCTTGATAACGTAGACGGAGCTCGTGAGCGCGCCGAGAAAGGAGAGCTCGCCTTTGGAACGATCGACTCGTGGCTGATTTGGAACTTTACCCAGGGAGAAATTCACGTTACAGATGTTACCAACGCCTCTCGGACTCTGCTCTATAATATAAACACCATGGAGTGGGATGATGAACTCCTGGAGCTGCTGGATATCCCGAAAAGCCTATTGCCGGAAGTGAAGCAGTCAAGCGAAGTGTATGGCAAAACCAAGACCACACTTTTTGCCAGCAAGGTGCCGATTGCCGGAATTGCAGGTGATCAGCAAGCCGCACTTTTCGGTCAGATGTGTACCGAAAAAGGGATGGTTAAAAATACGTATGGCACCGGTTGCTTTATGCTGATGAATATCGGTGATAAACCGATCAAATCTGAAAATAACCTCCTCACAACAGTCGCCTGGAAAGTGAATGGCAAGACAACCTACGCACTCGAGGGATCCGTCTTTATTGCAGGAGCTGTTGTTCAATGGCTGCGGGATGAGATGAGCATTATTCAGGAAGCAAAGGACATCGAATACTTTGCCAATAAAGTAGATGATTCCGACGGCGTCTATCTTGTACCTGCGTTTGCAGGACTGGGTGCCCCTCACTGGAAACAGCACGCAAGGGGAATTATGGTAGGAATTACACGGGGAACCAACCGGGCCCATCTGGCGCGGGCTGCCCAGGAATCAATTGCCTACCAGGTAACCGATCTTCTTACCGCAATGAATGCAGATTCTGGCATCGACATCAAGGAACTTCGGGTTGATGGCGGAGCCACCGTGAACAACACGCTGATGCAATTTCAGAGTGATCTGCTTCGCGTGCCAACCGTACGTCCCGAAATTACGGAAACCACGGCACTTGGCGCTGCCTACCTGGCCGGTCTCGCAACCGGATTCTGGAGTGATATCGAAGAGATACGCAAACAATGGAAAGTAGAAAAGGAATTCGAACCCAAAATGGAAACATCTAAAGTAAATGAGCTGACCAAAGGCTGGAAACGAGCCGTAAAAGCCGCTATCGCCTGGGCAGACGACAGGTAA
- a CDS encoding porin, whose amino-acid sequence MKCTKILLTYLFALILVTILFNPHPVTAQNGTSFTTDTGWDLNVNGALPVFTVLSSHENFSSDGQDQFATRVMSGFNPANVTFTVDAPTQNGLDVSAIFQINHHLHGPGVQNSGLFEGRIAEIQISGSFGTINAGKGFGVFNSSSIGDEGSGMGVGRFAGPDAADATLGRIGSGYTYANFNPRIIYTTPNLNGFTLKGGLFNPEKPGGANSGIETPSPRLEAQVDYRRDLGIGSLQVWAGGLHQQVDVLEDDFTYNFSGWDTGAQFTIAGLTLTGSYSETNSIGADGLIGINISGGDPLDQADVDGTQWYTEATYKTGRFLLGASYGEGSQDSITTDVGSSNEVTNKLLMGFARYSVTDILTLMAEVQTFESESQANYSALILGTQITF is encoded by the coding sequence ATGAAATGTACAAAAATTCTTCTCACATATCTATTCGCGCTGATACTTGTAACCATTCTGTTTAACCCGCATCCCGTAACGGCCCAAAATGGAACCTCATTTACTACGGATACAGGGTGGGATTTAAACGTTAACGGGGCATTACCAGTATTTACGGTTCTGTCAAGTCACGAAAATTTCAGTTCTGACGGCCAGGATCAGTTTGCAACCCGAGTAATGTCTGGCTTCAATCCTGCAAATGTAACCTTTACCGTGGATGCCCCTACACAAAACGGATTGGATGTCTCTGCAATTTTTCAAATTAATCATCACCTCCACGGACCGGGCGTTCAAAATTCAGGCCTGTTCGAAGGGCGAATTGCTGAAATTCAGATATCCGGATCTTTTGGCACCATCAATGCCGGTAAAGGATTCGGGGTATTCAACAGTAGTTCTATTGGCGATGAAGGCAGCGGAATGGGCGTTGGAAGGTTTGCAGGTCCGGATGCTGCAGATGCAACTCTTGGCCGGATTGGGAGCGGGTATACGTATGCAAACTTTAATCCGCGAATTATTTACACCACACCAAATCTGAATGGATTTACTTTAAAAGGTGGCCTTTTTAATCCCGAAAAACCCGGCGGGGCCAATTCAGGTATCGAAACTCCATCTCCCAGATTAGAAGCACAAGTCGATTACAGGCGTGATTTAGGTATCGGCTCACTTCAGGTATGGGCCGGAGGATTGCATCAGCAGGTTGATGTTTTGGAAGATGATTTTACTTACAATTTTTCCGGATGGGATACTGGAGCGCAATTTACTATTGCAGGTTTAACGCTTACGGGATCATACTCAGAGACCAACAGTATTGGAGCTGACGGGCTGATAGGAATCAACATATCAGGAGGTGATCCGCTGGACCAGGCCGATGTCGACGGAACCCAGTGGTATACCGAAGCAACATACAAAACAGGACGTTTCCTGCTCGGTGCAAGCTATGGGGAAGGAAGCCAGGATTCCATCACCACCGATGTAGGATCATCCAACGAAGTCACCAACAAATTACTGATGGGATTTGCAAGATATTCCGTGACTGATATTTTAACGCTTATGGCTGAGGTACAGACTTTTGAGTCGGAGTCACAAGCCAACTATTCTGCTCTCATACTCGGAACTCAGATTACGTTTTAA
- a CDS encoding TonB-dependent receptor, protein METRIPILKSALLKLLETTISVVILLLLAIPQLHAQNTGTVQGVVYDTENNPLPGANVLLQGTQIGTSTNPDGEYELTASPGDYTLQVSFLGFQTTREAITIAAGQVVTVDITMQSSVVGTDEVVVLGTRREGRTITQSPVPVDVISAQEVQASGFTQTTQIIRSLIPSFNSPESSITDGTDHVRPATLRGLGPDQTLVLVNGKRRHTSAILHVNGSVGRGSTGVDLNAIPANMIERIEVLRDGAAAQYGSDAIAGVINIILKDRQGLDASLSYGQHVSYEERGYAPNQALAPGESTAGFQDSPYYPGVEDVWRLDGKTTNLHVGYGFELPNNGSLYVAGQYRDRGRTNRSGLDPRPNYFELADGSPDPREETFDRNNHRYGQGELLDISGFFNGEMDITDNSRFYAFGGASFREGETGGFYRRGLDDRTLRAYYPDGFLPLISSDIYDGSVGAGFKGRTGSWNYDLSQTYGHNAIRYGVKNTVNTSMGVGSPTRFHAGTLSFDQATTNFDLVRTVDIGFAEELSIAMGAEYRYELYRLIRGDAESYTDGGVPIQDGPNEGSPAATGSQVFPGFSPANEQNEARYSGALYIDLETNITTPWTLGIAGRLESYSDFGNVATGKIATRYELFDGFALRGAASTGFRAPSLAQSYFSSIATVFIDGTPFEVGTFPVTSPAARALGAEDLEAETSVNLSGGFTFERGNFSLSADAYRITIEDRVVFTENFTGEGIANFLQGQGINATGGRFFTNAVDTETNGIDVTARYGFNINPDSQLRFTVGLNYNETEITNPDEIETPANLEGLTDEPLFGRVEIGRFEVGQPSSNINFMANYTTGPWGLMVRAVRYGEIEVRRTDPNEDQVYSSLFSTDVEFGYSFSENVRLTLGANNILDQYPDKTFQGSSFNGIFQYSGFSPSGFGGRYLYSRVTLNF, encoded by the coding sequence ATGGAAACACGAATACCAATTTTAAAATCAGCTCTTCTTAAACTTCTGGAAACTACAATTTCGGTAGTGATACTTTTGCTGCTTGCCATACCACAGCTTCATGCTCAAAATACAGGTACTGTTCAGGGGGTTGTGTATGATACCGAAAATAACCCTCTTCCCGGAGCAAATGTTTTGCTTCAGGGAACGCAGATAGGAACCTCTACGAACCCTGATGGAGAATATGAGCTTACTGCCTCGCCGGGTGATTACACACTACAGGTTAGCTTTTTAGGATTTCAAACCACACGTGAGGCCATTACGATTGCCGCTGGCCAGGTTGTAACGGTTGATATTACCATGCAAAGCAGTGTGGTTGGCACAGATGAAGTAGTGGTGCTTGGAACCCGGCGTGAAGGACGAACCATCACGCAATCTCCTGTTCCTGTTGATGTGATTTCTGCTCAGGAAGTACAGGCTTCGGGTTTTACACAAACTACTCAGATTATACGGTCGCTGATACCGTCATTTAATTCACCTGAATCATCGATTACAGATGGTACAGACCACGTTCGACCCGCCACACTCCGGGGACTTGGACCTGATCAAACCCTCGTATTGGTTAATGGTAAAAGAAGACATACATCAGCCATTTTACATGTAAACGGTTCCGTTGGCCGTGGTTCAACAGGAGTTGACCTGAATGCCATCCCCGCGAATATGATCGAAAGAATTGAAGTCCTGCGGGATGGAGCGGCTGCACAATATGGATCGGACGCTATAGCCGGAGTAATCAACATTATTTTGAAAGACAGGCAGGGTCTTGATGCATCACTGAGTTATGGTCAGCATGTCAGCTATGAAGAGCGCGGATATGCCCCAAACCAGGCGCTGGCTCCCGGTGAATCAACGGCTGGTTTTCAGGATTCGCCTTACTATCCCGGAGTTGAAGATGTGTGGAGACTTGATGGTAAAACCACAAATCTGCATGTCGGATATGGATTTGAACTGCCCAACAACGGGTCACTTTACGTTGCAGGTCAGTATCGCGACCGCGGGCGTACAAACCGTTCAGGATTGGATCCAAGACCGAACTATTTTGAACTCGCTGATGGAAGCCCTGATCCGCGAGAGGAAACTTTCGACCGTAACAACCACAGATACGGCCAGGGCGAATTGCTCGATATTAGCGGATTCTTTAATGGCGAAATGGACATCACTGACAATTCCCGCTTTTATGCTTTTGGCGGTGCCAGTTTCCGTGAAGGTGAAACCGGCGGATTCTACAGACGAGGCCTGGATGACCGGACACTTCGAGCCTACTACCCGGACGGATTTTTACCTCTCATCAGTTCCGATATATATGACGGATCTGTTGGAGCCGGTTTTAAAGGACGCACAGGCTCATGGAATTACGATTTGAGCCAAACCTACGGCCACAACGCAATTCGATACGGTGTAAAAAATACGGTGAATACATCCATGGGGGTTGGAAGCCCGACTCGTTTCCATGCCGGAACACTTTCTTTTGATCAGGCTACTACCAATTTCGATTTGGTACGAACCGTAGATATCGGGTTTGCCGAGGAATTGAGTATCGCCATGGGTGCCGAGTATCGGTATGAACTCTATCGGTTGATCCGGGGCGATGCCGAATCCTATACCGATGGCGGTGTACCGATCCAGGATGGTCCGAATGAAGGAAGTCCGGCAGCAACCGGTTCCCAGGTATTTCCGGGGTTCTCACCTGCAAATGAACAAAACGAAGCCCGATACTCCGGTGCTCTGTATATCGACCTGGAGACCAATATTACCACACCCTGGACACTCGGAATTGCCGGCCGCCTCGAAAGCTACAGTGATTTTGGAAATGTGGCCACCGGGAAGATAGCTACCCGCTATGAACTGTTTGACGGTTTTGCTCTCCGGGGTGCAGCCAGCACAGGATTCAGGGCTCCATCTCTTGCCCAATCGTATTTCTCATCTATTGCCACGGTATTTATTGATGGCACACCGTTCGAGGTTGGAACTTTCCCGGTAACCTCTCCGGCTGCACGTGCGCTGGGTGCGGAAGACCTGGAAGCAGAGACATCTGTGAACCTCAGTGGTGGATTTACATTCGAGCGCGGCAACTTTTCGCTGTCAGCCGATGCCTACAGAATTACGATTGAAGACCGTGTGGTATTCACGGAGAACTTTACTGGTGAGGGAATTGCCAATTTCCTGCAGGGACAGGGCATCAACGCAACCGGTGGACGTTTCTTCACGAATGCTGTAGATACCGAAACCAATGGTATTGATGTTACGGCACGTTATGGATTTAACATCAATCCTGATTCTCAGCTTAGATTTACGGTAGGATTAAACTACAACGAGACTGAAATCACCAACCCGGATGAAATTGAAACGCCTGCAAATCTTGAAGGCCTCACTGATGAGCCCCTGTTTGGCAGAGTTGAGATTGGACGGTTTGAAGTTGGACAGCCGAGTTCAAACATCAATTTTATGGCTAATTACACAACCGGTCCCTGGGGATTGATGGTCCGGGCAGTCCGGTATGGTGAGATTGAAGTTCGAAGAACAGATCCGAATGAAGATCAAGTGTACAGCAGCCTTTTTTCAACGGATGTTGAATTTGGATATAGCTTTTCCGAAAACGTCCGACTCACACTTGGCGCCAATAATATACTTGACCAATATCCCGATAAAACGTTCCAGGGAAGTAGCTTTAACGGAATCTTTCAGTACTCAGGTTTCTCCCCTTCAGGATTTGGCGGACGCTATCTCTATTCGAGAGTAACGCTGAATTTCTGA
- a CDS encoding aminopeptidase, producing MYTENDSRLANQLLTHSVELKKGQKILIQCIGLNAVGLVRALAQQVREIGAHPFLKIEDPEINRMMLESGDEEYWKSQAETDQLPLMKQMDAFIGIRASENIYENSSVSKTANKAYSDHFLNPVHFEERVNHTNWAVLRYPSAAFAMNAKMSTERFRDFYYDSCLFDYNKLKEAMKPLEKMLRATDKIHLKGEGTDIEFSVKGQNWIPCYGKRNIPDGELFSSPILDSVNGHITYAPSVYQGKPFEFVKLVVENGVVTDFDSSNNSALEEILATDEGARRFGEFSFGLNPIIKNPMYDILFDEKITGSNHLTLGKDYEIAPNGNESAIHWDLVCIGADVYFDGELIRKGREFVKDELKVLNPGELLHE from the coding sequence ATGTACACCGAAAACGACAGCCGGCTTGCCAATCAACTGTTAACCCACAGTGTAGAACTTAAAAAAGGGCAAAAAATCCTGATTCAATGTATCGGGCTGAATGCTGTGGGTCTCGTTCGGGCACTCGCTCAGCAGGTCCGGGAGATCGGCGCTCACCCGTTTTTAAAAATCGAAGATCCCGAAATAAACCGGATGATGCTGGAAAGCGGTGACGAAGAGTATTGGAAAAGTCAGGCTGAAACCGATCAGCTGCCTTTGATGAAACAGATGGACGCGTTTATCGGGATTCGAGCATCAGAAAATATTTATGAGAATTCATCGGTCTCTAAAACTGCAAACAAAGCCTATTCCGACCATTTTCTGAATCCTGTACATTTTGAAGAGCGGGTTAATCATACCAACTGGGCCGTTCTGCGCTATCCTTCCGCTGCCTTTGCGATGAACGCAAAAATGTCCACCGAACGCTTCCGTGATTTTTATTACGATTCATGCCTGTTCGACTACAACAAGCTGAAAGAGGCAATGAAGCCGCTCGAAAAGATGCTAAGGGCTACAGATAAAATTCACCTGAAAGGAGAAGGCACCGACATTGAATTTTCCGTGAAAGGCCAGAACTGGATACCGTGCTACGGGAAACGAAACATCCCGGATGGCGAACTCTTCAGCTCACCGATTCTGGATTCTGTGAACGGCCACATCACCTACGCCCCTTCCGTTTACCAGGGAAAACCGTTCGAATTTGTTAAGCTTGTGGTGGAAAATGGGGTTGTTACTGATTTCGATTCATCCAATAACAGCGCGCTTGAAGAAATTCTTGCCACCGATGAGGGCGCGCGCCGGTTTGGTGAATTCAGTTTTGGCCTGAACCCGATCATCAAAAACCCGATGTACGATATTCTGTTTGATGAAAAGATTACCGGGTCAAACCACCTCACTCTTGGTAAAGATTATGAAATTGCTCCTAACGGCAATGAGAGCGCCATTCACTGGGATCTTGTGTGCATTGGAGCAGATGTCTACTTTGATGGTGAGTTAATAAGAAAAGGACGGGAATTTGTGAAAGACGAGCTGAAAGTGCTGAATCCCGGGGAACTGTTGCATGAATAA
- a CDS encoding glycerol-3-phosphate dehydrogenase/oxidase yields the protein MKRESVVNQIESGSAEEWDLIVIGGGATGLGVALDGVSRGFKTLVVEQADFSKGTSSRSTKLVHGGVRYLAQGNIDLVREALRERGLLQKNAPHLVQNEIFVIPNYSWWDKFFYTVGLKVYDLLSGKLSLGKSRGISKKETISRISTINSEGLKGGVIYHDGQFDDSRLTINVAQTITEKGGAVLNYCEVKGLVKQNGTVKGVEVLDHETGNSHTIHGKSVINATGVFVDEILSMDKKDHKNIVRPSQGVHLVFEKDFLPGNDAIMIPKTDDGRVLFAVPWHNKVVVGTTDTPLEKHSLEPTALEEEIEFILRTAKKYLTKSPTREDVLSVFAGLRPLAAPQGGSTKTKEISRSHKIMVSDSGLITVTGGKWTTFRKMGQDTVNEVIKIGSLPKTKSTSEDLKIHGASDNVDFQNPHYFYGTDQEKIEALIREKPELGEKLHPEYPFRKAEAVWAARNEMARTIEDFLARRIRILFLDARSAIDMAPQVAELMQNELKRDEQWKINQIKEFMKLANRYLLVRYEP from the coding sequence ATGAAAAGAGAATCTGTAGTCAATCAAATTGAAAGCGGTTCAGCTGAAGAGTGGGACTTAATTGTCATCGGCGGAGGTGCCACTGGTCTCGGTGTTGCACTCGACGGGGTAAGCCGGGGATTCAAAACGCTTGTGGTTGAGCAAGCAGATTTTTCAAAAGGCACTTCCAGCCGCAGCACAAAACTAGTGCATGGCGGTGTGCGTTATCTTGCCCAGGGAAATATTGACCTTGTGCGGGAAGCACTCCGGGAACGCGGACTGCTGCAAAAAAATGCGCCTCATCTTGTGCAAAACGAGATTTTTGTGATACCCAATTATTCCTGGTGGGATAAATTTTTCTACACCGTTGGCTTGAAAGTATACGACCTCCTCTCCGGAAAACTCAGTCTTGGAAAATCGCGGGGGATATCAAAAAAAGAGACAATTTCCAGGATTTCCACAATTAACAGTGAAGGCCTGAAAGGCGGTGTGATCTATCACGACGGCCAGTTTGATGACTCAAGACTAACCATTAATGTCGCTCAAACCATCACTGAAAAGGGCGGCGCTGTACTCAATTACTGTGAAGTGAAGGGGCTGGTAAAACAGAATGGAACAGTAAAAGGTGTTGAGGTACTGGATCATGAGACGGGTAACAGTCATACCATTCATGGCAAATCGGTTATCAACGCTACCGGTGTTTTTGTAGATGAGATCCTGTCGATGGATAAAAAAGATCATAAAAATATTGTGCGTCCCAGCCAGGGTGTTCACCTTGTATTTGAAAAAGATTTCCTCCCCGGTAACGACGCGATCATGATCCCAAAAACAGATGACGGACGTGTATTGTTTGCTGTACCCTGGCATAACAAAGTTGTTGTTGGTACCACGGATACCCCTCTTGAAAAACACAGCCTTGAACCAACTGCTCTTGAGGAAGAGATTGAATTCATCCTTCGAACTGCCAAAAAATATCTCACCAAATCCCCCACCCGTGAAGATGTATTGAGTGTTTTTGCAGGATTACGGCCTCTCGCGGCGCCCCAGGGCGGGTCAACCAAAACAAAAGAGATTTCGCGAAGTCACAAAATTATGGTTTCAGACTCCGGCTTGATCACCGTCACTGGAGGAAAGTGGACCACATTCAGAAAAATGGGCCAGGACACTGTGAATGAGGTGATCAAAATTGGGTCCCTGCCAAAAACGAAAAGTACTTCTGAAGATTTAAAAATTCATGGCGCTTCTGATAATGTTGATTTTCAGAATCCACACTACTTTTACGGTACAGATCAGGAAAAAATTGAAGCCCTCATTCGCGAGAAACCGGAACTTGGCGAGAAACTTCATCCTGAGTACCCTTTTAGAAAAGCAGAAGCCGTGTGGGCAGCCAGAAATGAAATGGCCCGTACGATTGAAGATTTTCTGGCAAGGCGAATTCGAATCCTCTTTTTAGATGCCCGTTCAGCCATCGACATGGCACCTCAAGTAGCCGAACTGATGCAAAATGAGCTAAAAAGAGACGAACAGTGGAAAATAAATCAGATTAAAGAATTTATGAAGCTCGCCAATCGCTATCTGCTGGTCCGATACGAGCCGTAA
- a CDS encoding MIP/aquaporin family protein encodes MSPYIAEIVGTAILMLLGNGVVANVLLSDSKGQGGGWIVITWGWGIAVFTAVYVVGQFSGAHINPAVTIGLAGAGLFEWGEVPFYIAAQMIGAAIGALLVWLAYKDHFAKEENADLILAVHCTAPAIRKYPSNVMTEAIGTIMLVFGVLYLVSPGFLDADGKMLETIVLNGEEIGFGLGSLSALPVGLLVLGIGLSLGGPTGYAINPARDLGPRIMHAILPIPGKRDNDWAYSWVPVVGPIIGALIAAGLFLMLS; translated from the coding sequence ATGAGCCCATATATTGCAGAAATCGTTGGAACCGCTATACTAATGTTATTGGGTAATGGCGTTGTAGCCAACGTGCTACTCAGTGACAGTAAAGGTCAGGGCGGCGGATGGATTGTCATCACATGGGGTTGGGGTATTGCCGTGTTTACGGCGGTCTACGTGGTAGGTCAGTTTAGCGGCGCCCACATCAACCCGGCAGTAACCATTGGTTTAGCTGGCGCCGGACTTTTCGAATGGGGCGAAGTTCCGTTTTATATAGCTGCACAGATGATTGGTGCCGCAATTGGAGCATTATTGGTATGGCTTGCCTATAAAGATCACTTTGCAAAAGAGGAGAATGCCGACCTGATTCTGGCTGTTCACTGTACCGCACCCGCAATTCGAAAATATCCAAGCAACGTTATGACGGAAGCTATCGGCACGATTATGCTCGTTTTTGGAGTCCTTTATCTTGTCTCACCCGGATTTTTAGATGCTGATGGAAAAATGCTTGAAACCATTGTGTTGAACGGAGAGGAGATTGGATTTGGTCTCGGTTCACTTTCGGCACTACCTGTAGGACTATTGGTTCTCGGAATTGGACTTTCACTGGGCGGACCCACCGGTTATGCGATTAATCCGGCACGGGATTTAGGCCCCCGAATCATGCATGCAATTTTGCCGATTCCCGGAAAAAGGGATAACGACTGGGCTTACTCATGGGTTCCTGTCGTAGGACCAATTATTGGTGCACTCATTGCAGCAGGACTCTTTCTTATGCTATCCTGA
- a CDS encoding DUF1080 domain-containing protein, with product MFISTSKLQLKFLLFAGLILSLMVSCTDTSSNNLSDNSNADSEEWVELFNGENLDGWDFKITGYELNENYANTFRVEDGLMKVRYDEYDQFEGQFGHIFYEEPFSYYRLIVEYRFVGEQAPNGPGWAFMNNGIMFHSQSAESMELDQDFPDSIEFQLLGGDGEEDRPNGSICTPGTHVVVDGELVTDHCIGADGPTQHGDQWVTAELVAHGSEKIQHIVNDEVIFEYSRPQLDNGQRISGGYFALQGESHPTDIRSVRVLNLEGCMDENASNYKDYYVKHDPYSCED from the coding sequence ATGTTTATATCTACCAGCAAATTACAACTGAAATTTCTGCTTTTTGCGGGCCTGATTTTGTCATTGATGGTCTCCTGTACTGATACGTCATCCAACAATTTATCAGATAACAGCAATGCCGATTCAGAGGAATGGGTAGAGCTCTTTAACGGTGAAAATCTCGACGGATGGGATTTTAAAATTACCGGATATGAGCTAAATGAAAATTACGCGAATACCTTCCGGGTTGAAGACGGTCTGATGAAGGTTCGTTATGACGAATATGATCAGTTTGAGGGGCAGTTTGGCCACATCTTTTATGAAGAACCGTTTTCATACTACAGGCTTATCGTGGAATACCGGTTTGTGGGAGAACAGGCGCCAAATGGGCCCGGTTGGGCGTTTATGAATAATGGAATTATGTTTCATTCACAGTCTGCGGAGAGTATGGAATTAGACCAGGACTTTCCCGACTCTATTGAGTTTCAGTTACTGGGTGGTGACGGGGAAGAAGATCGACCAAACGGAAGTATCTGCACTCCGGGAACTCATGTTGTGGTGGATGGTGAACTGGTAACGGATCACTGCATTGGAGCAGACGGCCCAACACAACATGGAGATCAGTGGGTTACAGCCGAACTTGTGGCACACGGAAGTGAGAAAATCCAGCATATTGTAAATGATGAAGTGATTTTTGAATACTCGAGACCACAGCTTGATAACGGTCAGCGAATCAGCGGCGGTTATTTTGCACTGCAGGGTGAGAGCCATCCCACCGATATCCGGTCAGTCCGTGTACTGAACCTGGAAGGGTGTATGGATGAGAACGCATCCAACTACAAAGATTACTACGTGAAGCATGATCCGTATAGTTGCGAGGATTGA